Genomic window (Dictyoglomus thermophilum H-6-12):
AGACCAAGGTAATTATTAGATCCCAACATTATTAGCCTTCTGCCGTTAATAATAACTTCTGTTCCTTCGGTCTCTTCAAGGGGAAGAAAGAAAGGATAAATTCCTTGATCGATGGCTATTCTTGCCTCTTGCAAATATTCCGCTTTTTTTATCTTATCAAATAAATCCATACTCCTTCACCTTCTTTTTTTTACATTTAGTAAGTATCAGTTATTATATCATCATTATATCTATGAATATAGCACTTTTGTAGTAATTTTTTCAATAATTTAAGCTTTGACTTAATCAATCCTTTAATATTTCCTTAAATTGACTTTTGATTTAATTTTTGGTTTAATATACTTAGAATTTATACCAAAAAGGTAGGTGATATGGATGAAAAAGATATTAATCGTAGGAGCTGGTGCTGTTGGTACATCTTTTGCTTATAGTCTCATTCATAAAGGTTTGGTAGAGGAGATTGTACTTTACGATATAGATGAAAAAAAGGCAAAAGGAGAAGCCTTAGATTTAGCTCATGGAATATATTTTACAAAACCTGTTGAGGTAAGAGCTGGAGGATTAGAAGAGGCGAAAGATTCCGATATAGTGGTAATTACTGCTGGAGCAAAACAAAGGCCTGGGGAGACAAGACTACAGCTATTAGATAGGAATATTAGTATTTATAAAGATCTTGTCCCAGAAATAGTTAAAAATGGCTTTAAAGGAATATTTTTGATAGTAACTAATCCTGTAGACGTTTTGACATATTTTGCTTATACCTTTTCCGGCTTTCCAAGAAATAGGGTGATAGGTTCAGGTACTGTTCTTGATAGTTCAAGATTTGCATATCTTCTTTCAAAACATTGTGATGTAGATCCAAGATCTGTAAATGCTTATGTGATAGGAGAGCACGGAGATACTGCAGTATTAGCTTGGAGTTTAACGCATATTGGAGGAATTTCTATTTCAGAGTTTTGTCCTGTCTGTGGTAGAAGATGCTTTGACGAAGATGTCAAGAAAGCAATAATTAAAGAAGTTAGAGATTCAGCGTATAAAATAATTGAATATAAGGGTGCTACCTATTATGCTATAGGTCTTGCTTTAGTAAATATAGTGGAAGCTATAGTCAGAGATGAAAATAGAATTCTTCCTGTTTCTACAGTTCATCCTCAAATTTTTGAATTTAAAGATGTACCTTTGAGCCTGCCTTCTATAGTAGGAAGAAATGGAGTTAAAAAAGTTTTGCGGGTAAAATTGACAGAAGAGGAAGAGAAGGAACTTTATAACTCGGCGAAGTTTATAAAAGAGGCCATAGATTCTTTTAGTTCTCTCTCCTTATCCTCACGTTAAACCTCGCCTCCTCCTTTTAACCCTAAGCCCCGGGTCCCCCCTCCCGGGGCTTAAACTATTATAACTTTTAAAGTGTTTATTATTTTTGATATACTTTAATAAATTTTTTATTTTGGGGGAGATGATGTTATGGATAAAGAAGAAAGAAGTTATCAACAGCAACCCCAATATGAAGTAGTAGAAGATGCGATTTTGTCTTTAAAAGATATAGGCGATAGAGCTGTAGAGATAAGAGGTGTTCCTACAGGTATAGAAGGACTTGATAACCTCTTTTTTACTACTAAAATTGAGAAAGGAAAAACAAAAGTTGTACCTTTAGGGGGTATTCCTCAGTATAGTGTATTTAACTTAACAGGAATCTCTGATACAGGTAAAAGTCTTATGGGAGAACAATTTGCTATAAAGCAAGCCTCCCTGGGGAATGCAGTGGCATTTATAACAGTAGAGTCTCCAGCTCATTTTGTGGCTACATCAATGAAATCCAGGGCTGCTGCGATGGGGGTTGAAGAAAATGTAATTGATGAGAATATTGTGTTTATTGATGCTGCATCTTATTCTAAACTAAGGGAAGATGTACCAACTCTTCTTGCAACTCTTGCCCATGCCATAAAGAAATATAAGATAAAATATACGGTTATAGATTCAATAACGGGGCTTTATGAGGCTAAAGAAATGATGGCAAGAGTTATTGTTCGTCAACTTTTTAACTTTATGAAGAAATGGTATCAAACGGCCATATTCATATCTCAAAAGAGATCTAGTCAAGAGGAATTTTCAGCAGAAGCTGCAGGAGGTTTTGCCATATCACATATAGTGGATGGAACTATGGTTCTTTCAAAGGTCTTGATTAGCAGTCAATATATGGAGAGAATGTATAAGAGACCAATGGGAGAGCTGGTTAGGCTTTTTAGGATAGATGGTTGTAGGATGTGTGGACATAGCACTGATACTTATCTACTGGAGATTGATAAAAATGGTTTGGTGAGAATTGGACAGTCTTTGAAAGAACTCTCTAAGGGGGTGAAGGTAGATGCCAATACTTAGTGGCGACGAACTTCCTGTAAAAGAGGATGAACTCGATAACCTTGCCATGAAGACTTTTTTAAAGACATTGGATATACTGGGAGGTCCAAGAAAATTAATTCTTTACAGAAATCTTACATGGGTTCCGAGTCTTATTGAGGCTTGTTATGCGGTGATATTAAGAGATAGATATATGAAAACCGAAGCAGAGATAGCAGAGTTTCTTGGATTAACCAAGCAAACAGTGAGAAATATTCTTAAGGCTGATCCTGATGTGGTTCTTGATATTCTTGAAGATGAACTTAAGAAAAAGGAGATTAAAACTCATGTGGCAGGAGGGCTTGCAAAGTTAGCCTATAGAAAAGTAAAGGAGGAGTTTGGTATAGAGTAAAAGTATATGGTTAAAGTTGGAGAAGAATATCAGGTAAGGATTGAGAAGATAAATTCTCAAGGGCAGGGTATTGCTTATATAAATAGTTTTGTGGTTTTTGTGGATTATGCTCTTCCGGGAGAGGTTGTTAAAATTAAGATTCATACAGCTAAAAAGGACTATGCTGTAGGAAGAATAGTAGAATTTATAGAAAAAGATCCTCGAAGATGTGATCCTGTTTGTGAGGTTTTTTACGAATGCGGTGGTTGTCATCTAATGCATGTTAACTACGAATATCAATTAGAACTAAAGAAAATGATGGTAGAAGATGCTTTTAAAAGAATTGGAAAAATTGAAAAAGAAGTGAATCCAGTTATAGGAATGGAAAATCCTTATAGGTATAGAAACAAAGCTAAGATTCCTGTAGGAAAAAGAAGAGGAAAAATAGTTTTAGGATTTTACAAACCTAACACCCATTACATAGTGGACATAAATAAGTGTATAGTACACCATGAAGATACGGATAAGGTTATAGAAACTACAAAAGAAGCTATTAAGAAGTTTCATATAGAAGTTTACAATGAGCTCCAACATACGGGACTTTTGAGATTTGTAGTAGTGAGAAGATCTTTTGCTTTTGATGATCTTATGGTGATTCTTGTTTCGAAGGGTATGATTGATAATGCTAAAAAAGTTGCGAGATTTTATAAGTATAAGCTTAAGAATTTGAAATCTTTTTATGTAAATATAAATCCTAAAAGAACCAATGAAATTTTTGGGGAAGAGAGTAGGCTTATATTAGGGGATGAGACGATAAGAGATAAAATTGGAGATTTTGTATTTGAGATATCTCCTGTTTCTTTTTTTCAAATAAATTCTATCCAGACTGAAAAACTTTATAATAAAGCGTTAGAATATCTTTCTCCTAATAGTAGATTAGTTTTTGACGCATATTGTGGAATTGGTACTATCTCTCTTTTTCTGTCAAAGAAAGCAGAAAAAGTATATGGGATAGAAGTTGAGAGAACTGCCATTGAAGATGCTTGGAAGAATGCAAGATTAAATAAAGTTAAAAATGTGGAATTTATTTGGGGAAGATCAGAAGAAGTGATACCAAGATTAATTGAGGATGGTAAGATTCCCGATGCTGTGGTACTTGATCCTCCAAGAAAAGGATGTGATCAAAATCTTCTTGAGAGTATAATTCGGGCTAAGATTCGCCAAATTATATATATTTCCTGTTATCCGTCGACTTTAGCAAGGGATATAAATATTCTTTTGAATGCTGGTTATAATTTAGTAGATGTTCAACCGGTGGATATGTTTCCTCAAACTTTCCATGTGGAGACCATTGCACTACTTGAAAAAGATTAAAAAATAGTTAGGAAAAGTGATAAAATAGAAAATAAAAGTATCTTTATAGGAGGATTTATATGGATATAGATAGGTATGTAGATTTCAAAGAAAAAGTTGTAAAAAACGTTTCAAAGGCAATAGTAGGAAAAGAAAAGATAATTGAGTTGATAGCGATTTCTTTTATATGTGGAGGGCATGTTTTATTAGAAGATGTACCTGGGCTTGGAAAAACTTTGATGGTAAAGGCTTTTGCTAAGACTGTTGGAGGATCTTTCAAAAGGATTCAGTTTACACCAGATCTTCTTCCCTCTGATCTTACAGGGATTAATTTTTATAATCAAAAGAAAGCAGAATTTGAGTTTAGACCCGGTCCTTTGTTTGCTAATATCATTCTCGCCGATGAAATAAATAGGGCAACTCCAAGAACTCAAAGTAGTTTATTGGAGGCTATGGAAGAAAAACAAGTTACCGTAGACGGGGTTACCTGGAAATTGCCCGATCCTTTCATGGTGCTTGCAACTCAGAACCCTGTAGAGACCTACGGAACCTTTCCTCTTCCTGAAGCAGAACTTGATAGATTTTTTATGAGAATAAAGGTAGGCTATCCTACAAGGGAAGAAGAGATAGAGATTATAAATAGAAATAAGAAGAGAGATATATTAGAAGATGTGGAAAGTGTGATAAGTCTTGATGAGGTATATTATTTAAGAGATAACTTTAGTGAGGTTAGAATCTCAAGAGAAGTTATGGATTACCTTCTTGACATAGTTGAATACACAAGAAATTCAGATTCCATTCTCCTTGGAGTAAGCCCAAGAGGAAGCATTGCCCTTTTTAAGGCAAGTCAAGTTTATGCCCTTTTCAATGGTAGGGACTATGTAATTCCAGAGGATATAAAATATTTGGCTCCTTTTGTGTTGAATCATAGAATAATCTCTATAGGAGCTTCCAGAACAAAGGATATCTATGAAAATATTAATATTATTCTCGAGAATATAAAAGTTCCTTTAGAGGAAGTATAGATGGTATATCTTTTACTTTTTTTAATATTACTTGGTATTTTGTTAAATGAACTATCTAAAAAATATACCTTAGATAGAGTATATTTTAACAGAAGTTTTTCAAAAAGAGTTGCAGAGATAGGAGAGGATATATACATAGAAATAACGGTTGAAAATAGAAAGATAATTCCTGTTACTTTTCTTCAGGTTATTCAGGAATTACCTTCGATTATTGAGTATAAATTTCAGGTAAATAAGATAAGGACAAAGGATTTTTTATATCATACTATGACTTTTTTCCTTCTTCCCTATCAAAGGATAAGGAGAAAATATCTTGCAACTTGTACAAAAAGAGGAAGGTATGTGTTTGGAAATGTAGAAATCTGTGGTGGAGATTTCTTAGGATTAAATCTTAAGACTAAATCTATATCTCTTGTTCAGGATTTAGTGGTTCTTCCTAAAAGAAAAGATCTTGAAAAGGATTTAATTCCTTATGGAAATTTTAATGGGGATGTTTCTGTAAAAAGGTGGATCATAGAGGATCCTACTATGATTATTGGGGTTAAGGAATATACTGGTAGGGAACCAGCTAAAACTATTCATTGGCCACTTTCTTTAAAACACCATAAGATACTTGTTAAAAATTTTGATTTTACCTATGAAAACAATGCAATGATATTTTTAAATGTAGAGTGTTCCAAACCTTATTGGATTAAAATGGATGAAAATAGTATTGAAGAATGCATATCTGTGGCAAGAAGTATAGGGGAGATATTTCATGATAGAAAAGTTCCTTTTGGATTTACAACTAACTCGTTGATTTATGGTTTCTCAAGAGATGAGAATACTGTTTATCCTGGAATGGGGGATACCCATCTTCAGCTTTTTTTAGAATATTTAGGAAGGCTTTCTTATAATGTTAATGTTCCTTTTGAAGAGATTATAAAGGCTTTTATGAGGAATAATAATTTTATGATTTCTACTTATGTAATAATTACGCCATATCTATTAAGAGAGTATATTCCTTATATTTCTGCCCTTGATACTGATTTAACCAAAGTAATAGTTATATCATACTATGACGAAAATCTTGGTCTTCTTTCTCCAAGGGTGTTAAAGTACTCTTTAAGAAGGGAAAAAGATGTGGCTTTTATATCTTGATTTAATAACCAGGATATCTTTTATATTTTCTTTGATTATGTCTGCAGTTATCATAATGTATAATCCCTTTATTCCTTTCTATTTCTATCCTTTGTTTATTTTTCTATCTTTTTTAAGTTATATATTGAAGAATATTTTTAAGGAGAATTTGAAGTTTTTATCCATAATACCTTATTTGGCTGTTCTAATAATACCTGTAGGTATATATGAGAAAATATTGATTTTAATCATTTCTTCTATCTCTCTCTATCTTATATTAACTCAAAAGGCGATAAGTTATGGCCTTGCTGTGGATCATTTTAAAAAGACTAATCCTATAGCTATTCTTATTTTTATTATTTCTTTTTTGATGAGATATCTTTCTACGAGCAGATTTTTAAACTTTGAGGTTACAGTTTTGCCTTCTCTCCTAATATATTTTGTGGTGAGCGTATTTCTTCTTAGGACTTTGAGATATATGGAGCATAAGATAGAAGATAGGAGATTGGTTTCTTTAAACATAAGATATGCTTTTGGAGTAATTTTATTATCGGCTCTTTTAAGCGTACCTGCCATAAGAGACAAGATATTCTTTATCACTAGTAATATCTTCTCAATACTTTATTTTATTTTTACTACAGCTTTAGCCGTTATTTTTATAGTGATAGGCTACGTTCTTTCTTGGATATTTTATCTTATTTTGAATTTTATGAGTAAAGGAGGTTTTATTGGAAGGTTGAATACACGTGATTTTACGATGGATCCTAATCTGAGTAGATTGCTTAGATTGCTCTGGGATAGGAGGGAAATTCGTTCCGAAATAATAGATACTTTACTTGTTATATCTTTTTATATCTTGATTGCTGGAATAATCATACTAATTATTTTGTGGGTAATAAAGAGAGTTTTTTCATCTCAAACAAAAGGTGAAAACTATATAGAGGAAAGAGAATTTTTGTTCTCTCAAGTGAATCCTTTAAATGCGTTAAGGAGGCTTTTGGAGAGAAGAAATTTAGGATTAGTAAGAGAGTACTATAGAAAATATCTTTTGGAAAGTAAGGGTTTTGGTGTAGATTTGAGACCTTCAGATACTACTCAGGATGTGTATAAAAAGACTTTTAATCTCTTTGATTCTGAAATATTGAAGAGGATAAGAGAAATTTATGTTCATGTTAGATATAATAGGTTAGAAAGTACAAAGGAGTTAGATAAAGAATTTATCTCCTTGTACAAAAGGTTATTTAAGAACAGGGGGGATCAAAGATGAAAAGGTCTGATTATGAAAAAGCAAGAATGAAGGCTATTCAACTTCTTGAAAAAGCCCATATAGTTATTACTGAAGAGGAGAAGAATAGGATTGAAGTTGCTGATTTTGGACTCGGAAGGCTTGATATATTTGGGCTACAAATTCTAACATATGTAAGTACCGAAAGGGTTTGTGCAAAAGAACTTATTATGTTTCCAAGACAGACCTGTCCAGAGCATAGACATCCCCCTTTTAATGGGGATCCTGGTAAGGAAG
Coding sequences:
- a CDS encoding DUF58 domain-containing protein, whose amino-acid sequence is MVYLLLFLILLGILLNELSKKYTLDRVYFNRSFSKRVAEIGEDIYIEITVENRKIIPVTFLQVIQELPSIIEYKFQVNKIRTKDFLYHTMTFFLLPYQRIRRKYLATCTKRGRYVFGNVEICGGDFLGLNLKTKSISLVQDLVVLPKRKDLEKDLIPYGNFNGDVSVKRWIIEDPTMIIGVKEYTGREPAKTIHWPLSLKHHKILVKNFDFTYENNAMIFLNVECSKPYWIKMDENSIEECISVARSIGEIFHDRKVPFGFTTNSLIYGFSRDENTVYPGMGDTHLQLFLEYLGRLSYNVNVPFEEIIKAFMRNNNFMISTYVIITPYLLREYIPYISALDTDLTKVIVISYYDENLGLLSPRVLKYSLRREKDVAFIS
- a CDS encoding L-lactate dehydrogenase — encoded protein: MKKILIVGAGAVGTSFAYSLIHKGLVEEIVLYDIDEKKAKGEALDLAHGIYFTKPVEVRAGGLEEAKDSDIVVITAGAKQRPGETRLQLLDRNISIYKDLVPEIVKNGFKGIFLIVTNPVDVLTYFAYTFSGFPRNRVIGSGTVLDSSRFAYLLSKHCDVDPRSVNAYVIGEHGDTAVLAWSLTHIGGISISEFCPVCGRRCFDEDVKKAIIKEVRDSAYKIIEYKGATYYAIGLALVNIVEAIVRDENRILPVSTVHPQIFEFKDVPLSLPSIVGRNGVKKVLRVKLTEEEEKELYNSAKFIKEAIDSFSSLSLSSR
- the rlmD gene encoding 23S rRNA (uracil(1939)-C(5))-methyltransferase RlmD, producing the protein MVKVGEEYQVRIEKINSQGQGIAYINSFVVFVDYALPGEVVKIKIHTAKKDYAVGRIVEFIEKDPRRCDPVCEVFYECGGCHLMHVNYEYQLELKKMMVEDAFKRIGKIEKEVNPVIGMENPYRYRNKAKIPVGKRRGKIVLGFYKPNTHYIVDINKCIVHHEDTDKVIETTKEAIKKFHIEVYNELQHTGLLRFVVVRRSFAFDDLMVILVSKGMIDNAKKVARFYKYKLKNLKSFYVNINPKRTNEIFGEESRLILGDETIRDKIGDFVFEISPVSFFQINSIQTEKLYNKALEYLSPNSRLVFDAYCGIGTISLFLSKKAEKVYGIEVERTAIEDAWKNARLNKVKNVEFIWGRSEEVIPRLIEDGKIPDAVVLDPPRKGCDQNLLESIIRAKIRQIIYISCYPSTLARDINILLNAGYNLVDVQPVDMFPQTFHVETIALLEKD
- a CDS encoding AAA family ATPase → MDIDRYVDFKEKVVKNVSKAIVGKEKIIELIAISFICGGHVLLEDVPGLGKTLMVKAFAKTVGGSFKRIQFTPDLLPSDLTGINFYNQKKAEFEFRPGPLFANIILADEINRATPRTQSSLLEAMEEKQVTVDGVTWKLPDPFMVLATQNPVETYGTFPLPEAELDRFFMRIKVGYPTREEEIEIINRNKKRDILEDVESVISLDEVYYLRDNFSEVRISREVMDYLLDIVEYTRNSDSILLGVSPRGSIALFKASQVYALFNGRDYVIPEDIKYLAPFVLNHRIISIGASRTKDIYENINIILENIKVPLEEV
- a CDS encoding KaiC domain-containing protein, which translates into the protein MDKEERSYQQQPQYEVVEDAILSLKDIGDRAVEIRGVPTGIEGLDNLFFTTKIEKGKTKVVPLGGIPQYSVFNLTGISDTGKSLMGEQFAIKQASLGNAVAFITVESPAHFVATSMKSRAAAMGVEENVIDENIVFIDAASYSKLREDVPTLLATLAHAIKKYKIKYTVIDSITGLYEAKEMMARVIVRQLFNFMKKWYQTAIFISQKRSSQEEFSAEAAGGFAISHIVDGTMVLSKVLISSQYMERMYKRPMGELVRLFRIDGCRMCGHSTDTYLLEIDKNGLVRIGQSLKELSKGVKVDANT